One window of Campylobacter sp. RM12651 genomic DNA carries:
- a CDS encoding ArdC family protein, producing the protein MLVILMSDIKFNNSSADKNHQYIEDFTNTLIKSLENNTAPWIQPWKATGLKNNPHNAITEQEYNGCNALLLEIITAEKGYKDPRWLTFKQAKDLGGFC; encoded by the coding sequence GATATTAATGAGTGATATAAAATTCAATAACTCTAGTGCTGATAAAAATCATCAATATATTGAAGATTTTACAAATACACTTATAAAATCATTAGAAAATAACACTGCACCATGGATACAGCCATGGAAAGCAACAGGTCTAAAAAATAATCCACATAATGCTATTACAGAACAAGAATATAACGGTTGTAATGCTTTGTTATTAGAGATAATTACTGCTGAAAAGGGATATAAAGATCCTAGATGGCTAACCTTTAAACAAGCAAAAGATCTAGGTGGGTTTTGTTAA
- a CDS encoding zincin-like metallopeptidase domain-containing protein, with the protein MGFVKKGEKGVPIRFVSVIEPKTTDLEKEMEEGLISLNDDKKYIVKHYTLFNAEQIENMPERKQFKVDPNFEFKSIENAEKILANSGAIIEHKLGDRAYYNPSLDKIVLPEKQQFKNEMGYYSVALHELGHWTGHKNRLNRNLEGGFGSEQYAREELRAEIASYMLCKKLNIDFDPSEHLSYINSWKKIINNNPNELYQATKDALKIVEYVSDFSIDKNIKKENAISKNVMDNVLKNVLNKTKGSDIEIAK; encoded by the coding sequence GTGGGTTTTGTTAAAAAAGGCGAGAAAGGCGTTCCTATTAGGTTTGTTAGTGTTATTGAACCTAAAACAACAGATTTAGAAAAAGAGATGGAAGAAGGACTTATATCTTTAAATGATGATAAAAAATATATAGTTAAGCATTATACTTTATTTAATGCAGAGCAAATAGAAAATATGCCAGAACGAAAACAATTTAAAGTAGATCCTAATTTTGAATTTAAATCAATTGAAAATGCAGAAAAAATATTGGCTAATTCAGGAGCTATTATTGAGCATAAACTAGGCGATAGAGCATATTATAATCCTTCATTAGATAAAATAGTATTACCTGAAAAACAGCAATTTAAAAACGAAATGGGTTATTATAGTGTAGCATTACATGAATTAGGTCATTGGACAGGACATAAAAATAGATTAAATAGAAATTTAGAAGGTGGTTTTGGTAGTGAGCAATACGCAAGAGAAGAATTGAGAGCAGAAATTGCTAGTTATATGTTATGTAAAAAATTAAATATTGATTTTGATCCTAGCGAACATTTATCATATATTAATTCATGGAAAAAGATTATAAACAATAATCCAAATGAATTATATCAAGCAACAAAAGATGCTTTAAAAATAGTTGAATATGTTAGCGATTTTAGTATTGATAAAAATATCAAAAAAGAAAATGCTATATCAAAAAATGTTATGGATAATGTATTAAAAAATGTATTAAATAAAACAAAAGGAAGCGATATTGAAATAGCTAAGTAA